In a genomic window of Dyadobacter fermentans DSM 18053:
- a CDS encoding RagB/SusD family nutrient uptake outer membrane protein, with protein MKLSYKNWIFLAALATTGLVSCDTDFLDVTPPTEIPTEEVWKDGALAEGFVTGIYQGLQQGGFSEQMLASLTDEAVFTHTGRNINTINEGSLSPSNLGWVDDTYGWSPMYSRIRATNQAIQELPTSTFADQTLKDRLKGEAHFLRAYYYQQLLRYYGSVPLITKVYELNEDYSVPRNTWEECVNFIAADCDSAAALLKGKTEQKGRATEVAALALKSRVLLYAASDLHDVATAKAKSAVLAGYTNPEFFGYTSGDRKARWQAAQTAAKAAMDAKAGYKLNLTAPVTPEQGKINYISIAMAGYSADKSLDAAGGEDVIFGRYFTPSQTSDGARQTGLNNGPNGYHNWAGNTPIGLLVDDYEMMDGTKFSWTNPTHKASPYVNRDPRFYATVMYDGAPWKPRPSDAKDPANQIQTGSYDLLDDKGALFNRKGLDTRSSTIEDWNGSRTGYYMRKFIDPNPALYDNTDRQNIPWPFIRVTEVAFNYIEASIELGQDAVALDLLNKIRFRAGMPALKVSGTALRDAYRHERRIEMAYEEQRYHDARRWMIAPTTLGRPLQFITVIGKFKPGKSMREPYHYDPTVYDYTYTPTEDKSHENRTWVDKMYFRPFSRDEINRNAKLVQNPGYDK; from the coding sequence ATGAAACTGAGTTATAAAAATTGGATTTTTCTGGCGGCGCTGGCAACAACCGGGCTGGTGTCGTGTGACACTGACTTTCTGGATGTAACGCCGCCCACCGAAATCCCGACCGAAGAGGTTTGGAAAGACGGTGCCCTGGCCGAAGGTTTTGTGACGGGCATTTACCAGGGATTGCAGCAGGGCGGATTCAGCGAGCAAATGCTGGCGTCGCTCACTGATGAGGCTGTATTTACCCACACAGGCCGCAATATCAACACGATCAACGAAGGAAGTTTGAGCCCTTCCAACCTGGGCTGGGTGGATGATACCTACGGATGGAGCCCGATGTACTCCCGCATCCGCGCCACTAACCAGGCGATCCAGGAGCTGCCGACTTCGACTTTCGCGGATCAAACCCTGAAAGACCGATTGAAAGGCGAGGCGCACTTCCTGCGTGCATATTACTACCAGCAGCTTCTCCGCTACTACGGCTCCGTTCCGCTCATCACGAAAGTATACGAGCTGAACGAGGACTATTCAGTGCCTCGTAACACATGGGAAGAATGTGTGAACTTCATTGCGGCCGACTGCGACAGCGCTGCTGCATTGCTGAAAGGCAAAACCGAGCAGAAAGGCCGTGCTACGGAAGTGGCTGCATTGGCATTGAAATCACGCGTGCTGCTTTACGCTGCGAGCGACCTGCACGATGTGGCTACCGCAAAAGCAAAATCTGCTGTGCTGGCCGGGTATACCAATCCTGAATTCTTCGGCTACACTTCCGGCGACCGAAAGGCGCGCTGGCAGGCTGCGCAAACTGCTGCTAAGGCTGCAATGGATGCCAAAGCAGGTTATAAACTGAACCTGACCGCGCCGGTAACACCTGAGCAAGGCAAGATCAACTACATTTCAATCGCGATGGCGGGTTACAGCGCCGACAAGTCTCTCGACGCTGCCGGCGGTGAGGATGTGATCTTCGGACGTTATTTCACGCCGAGCCAAACCTCCGACGGTGCACGTCAGACCGGTTTGAACAACGGTCCGAACGGCTACCACAACTGGGCGGGTAACACGCCGATAGGCTTGCTGGTGGACGACTACGAAATGATGGACGGAACGAAGTTCTCGTGGACCAACCCGACCCACAAAGCCAGCCCGTATGTGAACCGCGACCCGCGTTTCTATGCAACGGTCATGTACGACGGTGCGCCCTGGAAGCCACGTCCATCCGACGCGAAAGACCCTGCTAACCAGATCCAAACCGGCTCATACGACCTGTTGGATGACAAAGGGGCGCTCTTCAACCGCAAAGGACTGGATACCCGCAGCAGCACGATCGAAGACTGGAACGGAAGCCGCACAGGCTATTACATGCGCAAGTTCATCGACCCGAACCCTGCATTGTATGACAACACCGACCGCCAGAACATCCCTTGGCCGTTCATCCGCGTAACCGAGGTGGCGTTCAACTACATCGAGGCGAGCATCGAGCTTGGCCAGGATGCGGTAGCGCTTGACCTGCTGAACAAAATCCGTTTCCGCGCCGGGATGCCTGCATTGAAAGTTTCAGGCACTGCATTGCGTGATGCTTACCGTCACGAAAGACGCATTGAAATGGCCTACGAAGAGCAGCGCTACCACGATGCACGCCGCTGGATGATCGCGCCTACCACACTGGGCCGTCCGTTGCAATTCATCACCGTGATCGGCAAATTCAAGCCAGGCAAGTCGATGAGGGAGCCGTACCACTACGATCCGACCGTGTACGACTATACTTACACGCCGACGGAGGACAAATCGCACGAAAACCGCACTTGGGTGGATAAAATGTACTTCCGCCCATTCAGCCGCGATGAAATAAACCGTAATGCGAAGCTGGTTCAGAACCCGGGCTACGATAAGTAA
- a CDS encoding SusC/RagA family TonB-linked outer membrane protein, with amino-acid sequence MTGAYAQDVTVKGKVNDEQGQGLPGVSILVKGTSAGTVTDIEGNYTVNAPGTATLVFSFIGYITQEIPLANKTSLDVKMLADTKALDEVVVVGYGTAKKATLTGSVTAVKGAELQKAPSTNLSNTLGGRLPGVSAVQASGEPGYDGSAIRIRGTNSLGNSNALIVVDGVPNRSGGLDRLNPADIESISVLKDAAAAIYGSRAGNGVILITTKRGKSGKPQLSYDLNLGIAQPTRIPQMSNAAEYATIRNELQIYDNLPVSQWGGALQGFNTNGAYTRTDNGNVLNAVFTPTDLQKFRSGTDPLTHPNTDWYGSVIRNWSPQQRHNLQLTGGSENIKYLASLGYINQEGNYVNSATGYKQYDMRVNLDTKINKYVTANLGVVLREEFRRFPNGGGAGDIFRMLMRGKPTEIAIWPDGRPGPDIENGQNPAVITTNTTGYNHDKRDYIQTNGSLDIQIPGVEGLKVTAMAAIDKQIRRQKSFQKPWTLYNWDKRSYEADGVTPVLTGAIRSTFNDPRLTETSSQELSIQLTGQASYEKTFGSHNFNAMVGIQRETVDADGFFAFRRYFISPVVDQLFAGGTPEQNIGNSGTNNGDLFKRARLSYFGRVGYNYKEKYLAEFLWRADGSYVFPKQGRFGFFPGVSAGWRISEEDFWKNNIRFVNNVKLRASWGQMGAEPYLLGTETLAEYQYLNTMGFGTYILNDQVVKTLLETRVANNQFTWEVANNSNFGIEGTLWKDRIAFEIDYFINNRSNILIPKTGSTPSTAGIDGKLPPENLGKLQNKGFEFKVSYDGSVDNFTYSVGVNGGYAKNTIKYWNETPGVPSYQFTTGRPYQAFLAYQYDGVFRDQAEIDANTIDYSGITGTLRPGDMKFKDVSGDGKITKDDMVRSEKTNRPQFTGGVNINLGYKAFDLSILFQGAAGGLQYVGQTESGDIGNYLKYAYDNRWTIDNPSSTDPRLANRNNTYYTNLTNADSPGANTYYLKSNNYLRLKNIELGYNLPSELGSKIGVSNLRVYVNGLNLFTIDKIKIWDPEATSTNGQYYPQSRVLNAGVRVTF; translated from the coding sequence ATGACCGGTGCATACGCTCAGGATGTAACGGTGAAGGGAAAAGTGAATGATGAGCAAGGGCAGGGGTTGCCCGGGGTGAGTATCCTGGTAAAAGGGACCTCCGCAGGGACGGTCACCGACATCGAAGGTAACTACACAGTGAATGCGCCGGGTACGGCAACGCTCGTATTTTCGTTCATCGGCTACATTACGCAGGAGATTCCACTGGCCAACAAAACGAGCCTGGACGTGAAGATGTTGGCAGATACCAAAGCGCTCGACGAGGTCGTGGTTGTGGGTTATGGTACTGCTAAAAAAGCAACCCTTACCGGTTCGGTGACGGCCGTGAAAGGTGCTGAACTGCAAAAAGCGCCTTCAACCAACCTTTCCAACACATTGGGAGGCCGGTTGCCGGGTGTTTCGGCGGTGCAGGCGAGCGGCGAGCCCGGCTATGATGGCTCGGCGATCCGCATCCGCGGTACCAACTCCCTGGGTAACAGCAATGCGCTCATCGTGGTGGATGGTGTGCCCAACCGTTCCGGTGGTCTGGACCGTCTGAACCCTGCCGACATCGAGAGTATTTCGGTACTGAAAGATGCGGCGGCGGCGATTTACGGTTCGCGTGCGGGTAACGGGGTAATCCTCATTACCACCAAACGCGGAAAAAGCGGCAAGCCACAGCTTTCGTACGACCTGAACCTCGGTATTGCACAGCCTACACGTATTCCTCAAATGTCGAACGCGGCGGAATATGCCACGATCCGCAATGAATTGCAGATCTACGATAACCTGCCGGTAAGCCAGTGGGGCGGTGCATTGCAAGGCTTCAACACCAACGGTGCCTACACCCGCACCGACAATGGCAATGTGCTGAATGCGGTATTTACCCCGACCGACCTTCAAAAATTCCGCAGCGGGACCGATCCGCTCACGCACCCGAACACCGACTGGTACGGTTCGGTGATCCGCAACTGGTCGCCGCAGCAGCGCCACAACCTGCAATTGACCGGCGGTAGCGAGAACATCAAATACCTTGCGTCATTGGGTTATATCAACCAGGAGGGTAACTATGTAAACTCTGCGACCGGTTACAAGCAATACGACATGCGTGTGAACCTGGACACGAAGATCAACAAATATGTTACTGCCAACCTCGGCGTAGTGTTGCGCGAAGAGTTCCGCCGCTTCCCGAACGGCGGTGGCGCAGGCGACATTTTCCGTATGCTCATGCGCGGTAAGCCTACCGAAATCGCGATCTGGCCGGATGGCCGTCCTGGTCCCGACATCGAAAACGGACAGAACCCGGCGGTAATCACGACCAACACGACCGGTTACAACCACGACAAACGCGACTACATCCAGACCAACGGTTCACTGGACATCCAGATTCCGGGTGTGGAAGGCCTGAAAGTGACGGCAATGGCCGCTATTGACAAGCAGATCCGTCGCCAGAAATCGTTCCAGAAGCCCTGGACGCTTTATAACTGGGACAAACGCAGCTACGAAGCCGACGGTGTAACACCGGTACTCACAGGCGCAATCCGTTCGACATTCAACGATCCCCGCCTCACCGAAACTTCTTCACAGGAGCTTTCGATCCAGCTTACCGGCCAGGCTTCCTACGAGAAGACATTCGGCTCGCACAATTTCAATGCGATGGTAGGTATCCAGCGCGAAACAGTGGATGCTGACGGTTTCTTCGCATTCCGCCGCTACTTCATCTCTCCGGTTGTTGACCAGCTTTTCGCAGGTGGTACGCCCGAGCAGAACATCGGTAACTCCGGCACCAACAACGGTGATTTGTTCAAAAGAGCGCGTTTGAGCTACTTTGGTCGCGTGGGATACAACTATAAGGAGAAATACCTGGCAGAGTTCCTGTGGCGTGCGGATGGTTCGTATGTATTCCCGAAACAGGGCCGCTTCGGATTCTTCCCGGGTGTGTCGGCGGGCTGGCGTATTTCCGAAGAGGACTTCTGGAAAAACAATATCCGCTTCGTGAACAACGTGAAGCTGCGTGCATCGTGGGGCCAGATGGGTGCAGAGCCTTATCTGCTCGGTACCGAAACATTGGCGGAATACCAATACCTGAACACGATGGGCTTCGGAACCTACATTCTCAACGATCAGGTTGTGAAGACTTTGCTTGAAACCCGTGTTGCCAACAACCAATTCACCTGGGAGGTGGCCAACAACAGCAACTTCGGTATCGAAGGTACATTGTGGAAAGATCGCATTGCATTTGAGATCGACTACTTCATCAATAACCGTTCGAACATCCTGATCCCGAAAACAGGTTCTACGCCTTCTACGGCGGGTATCGATGGCAAGCTTCCTCCCGAAAACCTCGGAAAGCTGCAAAACAAAGGGTTTGAATTCAAGGTGAGCTACGATGGCAGCGTCGACAACTTTACTTACTCGGTAGGTGTGAATGGTGGTTATGCCAAAAACACGATCAAATACTGGAACGAAACACCGGGTGTGCCTTCTTACCAGTTTACAACCGGACGTCCGTACCAGGCATTCCTGGCTTACCAGTACGACGGCGTGTTCCGCGATCAGGCGGAGATCGATGCCAACACGATCGACTACTCCGGTATCACGGGTACGCTGCGTCCGGGCGATATGAAGTTCAAGGACGTGAGCGGCGATGGCAAGATCACGAAGGATGATATGGTACGGTCGGAAAAGACCAACCGTCCGCAATTCACCGGTGGTGTGAACATCAACCTCGGCTACAAGGCATTCGACCTGTCGATCCTGTTCCAGGGTGCTGCGGGAGGTTTGCAATATGTAGGACAGACCGAGTCGGGTGACATTGGTAACTACCTGAAATACGCTTACGACAACCGTTGGACAATCGACAACCCAAGCTCGACAGACCCACGCCTTGCTAACCGTAACAATACGTATTATACCAACCTCACCAATGCGGACTCACCAGGTGCCAACACCTATTACCTGAAAAGCAATAATTACCTGCGTTTGAAAAACATCGAACTGGGTTATAACCTGCCTTCGGAACTGGGCTCGAAAATCGGCGTGAGCAACCTGCGCGTGTATGTGAACGGTTTGAACCTGTTCACGATCGACAAGATCAAGATCTGGGACCCGGAAGCAACTTCGACCAACGGACAATACTATCCGCAGTCGCGAGTTCTTAATGCAGGTGTACGTGTAACTTTCTAA
- a CDS encoding esterase family protein — MERAYHKWFSPALDRFMEMLVFGHAGMPVIFFPTRSAHFYDFENWRVIDAMKHKIEAGEIQVYCVDSIDSESFYSEAPPPHRIARHIRYEKYILEEVIPFIRIQNKSRELVAAGCSLGGYHAVNIALKHPEMFTKVVGMSARYDLTQPLPYFADLFDGYFDEDIYFNMPNHFVPGISDPELLKRLRELEITLVIGREDSFLENNRHLSDSLHRIDVPHQFYIWEEEAHRPRYWREMVKIYL, encoded by the coding sequence ATGGAAAGGGCGTATCACAAATGGTTTAGTCCGGCTTTGGACAGGTTTATGGAAATGCTTGTTTTTGGTCACGCGGGCATGCCGGTGATATTTTTCCCGACGCGCTCGGCGCATTTCTACGACTTCGAGAACTGGCGGGTGATTGATGCGATGAAGCACAAGATCGAAGCCGGTGAAATCCAGGTTTACTGCGTCGACAGCATTGATAGCGAAAGCTTCTATTCCGAAGCGCCGCCGCCGCATCGGATTGCGAGGCACATTCGGTACGAAAAGTACATTCTGGAAGAGGTGATCCCGTTTATCCGCATTCAAAATAAGAGCCGGGAGCTCGTAGCAGCGGGTTGCAGCCTGGGCGGCTATCACGCGGTCAACATTGCATTGAAGCATCCGGAAATGTTCACCAAAGTGGTAGGCATGAGCGCCCGCTACGACCTTACCCAGCCGCTCCCCTACTTCGCCGACCTGTTTGACGGGTATTTCGACGAGGACATTTATTTCAACATGCCTAATCACTTCGTCCCGGGCATTTCGGACCCGGAGCTTTTAAAACGGCTGCGAGAACTTGAAATCACACTTGTAATTGGCCGAGAGGATTCTTTTCTGGAAAACAACCGCCACCTCAGCGATTCGCTGCACCGGATTGACGTCCCGCATCAGTTTTACATCTGGGAAGAGGAAGCGCACCGGCCACGATATTGGCGGGAGATGGTGAAGATTTATTTGTAA
- a CDS encoding GDSL-type esterase/lipase family protein has translation MVWYEDEVQRVEKERSTLKYEPETVFYGSSSFTLWPGMYQDFAELKPINLGFGGSTLAACVWFFERIMTTVTTPQRFVVYAGDNDLGDGRHPTEVLLFYRQLIRLVRDRFGAIPCFFVSIKPSIQRWEIIDSIRTANELIREETGKDTQQHYIDIFPHMVNYQGYPRKSLFEADGLHLSGDGYAIWKKLISEHIHAAAGADTLHQTP, from the coding sequence ATGGTCTGGTACGAAGACGAAGTACAAAGAGTCGAAAAAGAACGATCAACACTAAAGTATGAGCCGGAAACGGTTTTTTACGGAAGTTCGAGTTTTACGCTGTGGCCCGGCATGTACCAGGATTTTGCGGAATTGAAGCCGATCAACCTGGGCTTTGGGGGTTCCACGCTTGCGGCCTGCGTCTGGTTTTTCGAGCGTATTATGACCACCGTTACCACGCCGCAGCGCTTCGTCGTCTATGCCGGCGACAATGACCTGGGCGACGGGCGGCATCCTACGGAAGTGTTGCTCTTCTACCGGCAGCTGATACGGCTCGTACGTGACCGTTTCGGTGCGATTCCCTGCTTTTTCGTATCCATCAAGCCAAGTATACAGCGGTGGGAAATCATTGATTCCATCCGCACGGCCAATGAACTGATCCGCGAGGAAACCGGGAAAGACACGCAGCAGCATTACATTGATATTTTCCCGCATATGGTCAACTACCAGGGCTACCCGCGCAAATCGCTTTTCGAGGCGGACGGGCTGCACCTGAGTGGGGATGGCTATGCGATTTGGAAGAAATTGATCAGTGAGCATATACATGCCGCCGCCGGGGCGGATACACTTCATCAAACTCCTTAA
- a CDS encoding aldo/keto reductase: protein MKHIFTRREALAGLAAAGAGLALNPFPSSAKTDLKMILERKIPSTGERLPVVGLGSWQQFDVGTGAERNPLREVLQKMNEIGAKVIDASPMYGRAEQVIGDLTTDLKLNDRFFFATKVWTTGRQEGIDQMNASMQKMRRKKIDLMQVHNLQDWETHLKTLKEWKAAGKVRYIGITHYTDASHARLEQIVKSEDIDFVQFNYSIRSRNAEKSLLKAAKDKGVAVIINEPFEQGALFRAVKGKDLPAWAADYDIKTWAQFFLKYIVSNDAVTCVIPGTSDVKHLVDNLGAGEGRLPDEAGRKKMREWIAGV from the coding sequence ATGAAGCATATTTTTACAAGACGGGAGGCGTTGGCCGGCCTGGCTGCCGCCGGTGCCGGACTGGCATTGAACCCGTTTCCTTCCTCTGCAAAAACCGATCTCAAAATGATACTGGAAAGAAAAATCCCTTCTACCGGCGAACGCCTGCCCGTGGTGGGACTTGGCTCGTGGCAGCAGTTTGATGTGGGCACGGGTGCCGAGCGTAACCCGCTGAGGGAGGTGCTGCAAAAAATGAATGAGATCGGCGCTAAGGTGATCGACGCTTCGCCTATGTACGGCCGCGCGGAGCAGGTGATCGGTGATCTTACGACCGATTTGAAACTGAACGACCGCTTTTTTTTCGCTACGAAAGTCTGGACAACCGGCCGGCAGGAAGGGATTGATCAAATGAATGCTTCGATGCAGAAAATGAGACGCAAGAAGATCGACCTGATGCAAGTACATAACTTGCAGGATTGGGAAACGCATTTGAAAACACTTAAAGAATGGAAAGCCGCGGGAAAGGTGCGCTACATTGGCATTACCCATTACACCGACGCATCCCACGCACGGCTGGAACAGATCGTTAAATCGGAAGATATTGATTTTGTGCAGTTTAACTACTCGATCCGCTCACGTAATGCAGAAAAGAGCCTGCTGAAAGCCGCGAAGGACAAAGGCGTGGCGGTGATCATCAACGAACCTTTCGAGCAAGGTGCATTGTTCCGCGCCGTGAAAGGCAAGGACCTTCCCGCCTGGGCCGCCGATTACGACATCAAAACCTGGGCGCAGTTTTTTCTCAAATACATCGTCTCCAACGATGCCGTAACGTGCGTAATACCAGGCACTTCGGATGTGAAGCACCTGGTGGATAATCTTGGGGCCGGCGAAGGACGGTTGCCCGATGAGGCAGGCCGGAAGAAAATGCGCGAATGGATCGCGGGTGTGTAG
- a CDS encoding PQQ-dependent sugar dehydrogenase, with translation MTLTLRFLCGSAVISFFLLNCAGRKQPATASAQLAGADLKGKELFTTHCVSCHAMEQEEIGPRLGGITTLLSEQELIAFVKNPNHAIEAGNARAVSLSKRYKMIMPPFDFLKDDEIRSILAYIASETKLHNIAPLEVKTDTAAVARLAQPVIKSGLRIELEDFVTIPASSDKMPRTRIANMRPHPSNDGSLYISDQRGIIYKIRDRQVSTFLDLRPDLADFVNEPGLGTGLGSFVFHPEYLNNGLIYITHTEAPKGKPADYSYNDSIEVAVQWVVSEWKMDDVTSPAFKGSRRELLRINVPSTVHGTQDIGFNPDAAKGEKDYGMLYIGTGDGGSTIGKHPELCHSMQSLLGTIIRIDPLGNNSKNGRYGIPADNPFVNADAGVYKEIYAYGFRNPHRLAWHKGTLLSTEVGESNFEEVNVIVKGGDYGWNVREGNYAISSKDLKNVYPVPETDAGSFEKPYLQYDHIDGNAISGGYVYEGPIAALKDKYIFGDIVKGRIFYANVDRGLTDHSIYELLITQDGRETDLVKMSGSKRVDVRIEYNRFTKEMYLMTKSDGKVRRVRNAFTINQH, from the coding sequence ATGACCTTAACTTTACGCTTCCTCTGCGGCTCGGCCGTCATTTCATTCTTTTTACTAAACTGCGCAGGCCGAAAGCAGCCTGCCACCGCGTCGGCACAGCTTGCAGGTGCGGATTTGAAGGGTAAAGAATTATTTACAACACATTGCGTGTCTTGTCATGCGATGGAGCAGGAGGAAATCGGGCCGCGGCTTGGCGGCATCACCACCCTGCTTTCGGAGCAGGAACTGATCGCCTTTGTGAAAAATCCTAACCACGCCATTGAAGCGGGTAATGCGCGGGCCGTTAGCCTTTCCAAGCGCTACAAGATGATCATGCCGCCTTTCGATTTTTTGAAAGACGACGAAATCCGCTCGATACTGGCTTACATCGCATCCGAAACGAAACTGCATAACATTGCGCCGCTTGAAGTGAAGACGGACACTGCCGCCGTCGCACGCCTTGCGCAGCCGGTGATCAAAAGCGGTTTGCGCATTGAACTGGAAGATTTTGTGACGATCCCCGCATCGAGCGATAAAATGCCGCGCACGCGCATTGCCAATATGCGCCCGCACCCTTCGAACGACGGCTCGCTTTACATAAGCGACCAGCGCGGCATCATTTACAAAATCCGCGACCGGCAGGTAAGCACATTCCTGGATTTGCGCCCCGACCTCGCGGATTTCGTGAACGAACCGGGCCTCGGCACGGGGCTGGGCAGCTTCGTTTTCCACCCGGAATACCTGAACAATGGATTGATCTACATCACCCACACCGAAGCGCCCAAGGGAAAACCGGCGGACTATTCCTACAATGACTCGATCGAAGTGGCCGTGCAATGGGTGGTTTCGGAATGGAAGATGGACGATGTGACGAGCCCCGCGTTCAAAGGAAGCCGGCGGGAACTGCTCCGCATTAATGTGCCAAGCACCGTTCACGGGACGCAGGACATTGGTTTCAACCCGGATGCCGCGAAGGGCGAAAAGGATTACGGCATGCTGTACATCGGCACCGGCGACGGGGGCTCGACCATCGGCAAGCACCCCGAGCTATGTCACAGCATGCAATCGCTCCTCGGCACGATCATCCGCATTGATCCGCTTGGGAACAATAGTAAAAATGGCCGCTACGGCATTCCGGCTGATAATCCGTTTGTGAATGCAGATGCAGGCGTTTACAAGGAAATTTACGCCTATGGTTTTCGCAATCCGCACCGGCTGGCGTGGCACAAGGGCACGTTGCTGAGCACAGAAGTGGGTGAATCGAATTTCGAAGAAGTGAATGTGATCGTGAAAGGGGGCGATTATGGCTGGAATGTACGGGAGGGCAATTATGCCATTTCTTCCAAAGATCTCAAAAACGTGTATCCGGTACCCGAAACGGACGCCGGCTCGTTCGAAAAGCCATATTTGCAATACGACCATATCGACGGGAACGCGATTAGCGGGGGCTACGTGTACGAGGGCCCGATCGCGGCTTTGAAAGACAAATACATTTTTGGGGACATTGTAAAGGGACGCATTTTTTATGCCAATGTCGATCGGGGCCTTACCGATCATTCGATCTATGAGCTGCTGATCACGCAAGATGGCCGGGAAACCGATCTCGTGAAAATGTCGGGCTCGAAACGCGTGGATGTTCGCATTGAGTACAACCGTTTCACGAAGGAAATGTACCTGATGACTAAAAGCGACGGCAAGGTACGCCGCGTGCGGAATGCCTTCACGATCAATCAGCATTGA